The Aspergillus luchuensis IFO 4308 DNA, chromosome 7, nearly complete sequence genome has a segment encoding these proteins:
- a CDS encoding uncharacterized protein (COG:S;~EggNog:ENOG410PN7M;~SECRETED:SignalP(1-21)) — protein MYTRTQVLAALAALGATGVNAAMGPAFSTGPVSDGSFIREATSTLVLPNGPSGGSSDAITSLWVGMGTSNGDLIQSIADNWQQSDWTMYAYTLKETSATSQEPIYGDGQADGTKGDKVTMHYKFDDSTGNYTQTVLINGKTVSTLSTSDGKAQGWGSAVECAEDNCGTVGAHSWTNTKIILDVADPNYINTLAKGSGVTGDMSTSDGGKTWTVTTINIPEFSFSS, from the exons ATGTACACCCGCACCCAGGTTCTCGCAGCTCTTGCTGCTCTTGGCGCCACCGGCGTGAACGCCGCCATGGGTCCTGCTTTCAGCACTGGTCCCGTCTCCGACGGCTCCTTCATCCGTGAAGCTACCTCGACTCTTGTCCTCCCCAACGGCCCTAGTGGCGGCTCCTCCGATGCTATCACCTCTCTGTGGGTTGGTATGGGCACCTCCAACGGTGACCTGATCCAGTCCATTGCCGACAACTGGCAGCAGAGCGACTGGACCATGTACGCCTACACTCTTAAGGAGACTAGCG CTACCTCCCAGGAGCCCATCTACGGTGATGGCCAGGCTGACGGCACAAAGGGCGACAAGGTTACCATGCACT ACAAGTTCGATGACTCGACCGGCAACTACACCCAGACTGTTTTGATCAACGGCAAGACCGTCTCTACTCTCTCTACCAGCGATGGCAAGGCTCAGGGCTGGGGAAGCGCTGTCGAGTGTGCCGAGGACAACTGCGGCACTGTCGGTGCTCACT CTTGGACCAACACCAAGATTATCCTTGATGTTGCTGACCCCAACTACATCAACACCCTCGCCAAGGGTAGCGGCGTCACTGGCGACATGTCCACCAGCGATGGTGGCAAGACCTGGACTGTTACCACCATTAACATTCCTGaattctctttctcttcctaa